One stretch of Syntrophobacterales bacterium DNA includes these proteins:
- the dnaB gene encoding replicative DNA helicase produces MTKTPKRTQETKFRVPPQNLEAEQSLLGGLLVDAESINKVADIVGADDFYREAHSRIYEIMLDLYDRNEPIDLITVSGAGKDKGLIDKIGGITYLNTLVDLMPSSANIAQYAKMVREKAMLRRLMNVATEIIEKGHDADLSVDSYIDEAEKMIFQVSENKLKPSFFSVRDIVKENVKTIEKLSQNKQAVIGVPTGFTDLDKLTSGLQPSDLIVVAGRPSMGKTAFCMNIAQYVGYLDNGTEPVGVFSLEMSKEQLVTRLLSSESEVGQLKLRTGALSGADWQRLAQAAGKLCEGSIFIDDSPGLTVLELRARARRLKKEHGLSLLIIDYLQLMKGRNSAERREQEISEISRSLKGLAKELNIPVIAISQLNRMVEQREDRRPRLSDLRESGAIEQDADVIIFIYRDEVYNRNIDDNRGIAEAIIGKQRNGPTDTVRLAFLNECAAFRNLYEK; encoded by the coding sequence ATGACCAAGACGCCGAAGCGCACCCAGGAGACTAAGTTCAGAGTTCCACCTCAAAATCTGGAGGCTGAGCAGTCTCTCTTGGGCGGGCTTTTGGTTGATGCGGAATCCATCAATAAAGTTGCCGATATTGTCGGTGCTGATGATTTCTACCGAGAGGCCCATTCCCGTATATACGAGATCATGCTTGATCTTTATGACAGGAATGAGCCTATAGACCTTATTACGGTCAGCGGCGCCGGAAAAGATAAAGGCCTCATCGATAAAATAGGCGGGATTACATATCTGAACACCCTAGTGGACCTCATGCCCAGCTCGGCGAATATAGCCCAGTACGCAAAAATGGTCCGGGAAAAGGCCATGCTCCGGAGACTGATGAATGTGGCCACCGAGATCATAGAAAAAGGGCATGACGCTGATCTGAGCGTGGACAGCTACATCGATGAAGCCGAAAAGATGATCTTTCAGGTTTCAGAGAATAAACTGAAGCCTTCTTTCTTTTCGGTGAGGGATATTGTTAAAGAGAATGTAAAGACCATTGAGAAGCTCTCACAGAACAAACAGGCCGTCATAGGTGTGCCCACAGGTTTCACCGATCTCGACAAACTAACAAGTGGTCTGCAGCCTTCAGACCTCATAGTGGTGGCAGGCAGACCAAGTATGGGAAAGACGGCTTTTTGTATGAATATCGCACAGTATGTGGGATATCTGGACAACGGTACAGAGCCAGTAGGTGTCTTTTCTCTTGAAATGTCAAAAGAGCAGCTCGTCACAAGACTCCTAAGTTCTGAATCCGAAGTAGGACAGTTGAAGCTCCGTACAGGAGCTCTTTCGGGAGCAGACTGGCAGAGACTAGCCCAGGCAGCGGGCAAGCTGTGCGAGGGCTCCATTTTCATAGATGATTCTCCGGGACTCACCGTTCTTGAACTACGTGCCAGAGCAAGGAGGCTAAAGAAAGAACACGGCCTGAGCCTGCTTATTATTGATTATCTCCAGCTTATGAAAGGAAGGAACAGCGCCGAACGGAGGGAACAGGAGATATCTGAAATCTCGCGGTCTCTCAAGGGGCTTGCAAAAGAGCTGAACATACCCGTCATCGCTATTTCGCAGTTGAACCGGATGGTCGAGCAAAGAGAAGACAGAAGGCCTAGGCTTTCCGATCTTAGGGAATCAGGTGCGATTGAGCAGGACGCCGATGTTATCATATTTATTTACAGAGACGAGGTGTATAATAGGAATATAGATGACAATAGAGGGATTGCCGAAGCTATAATAGGGAAACAGCGGAATGGACCGACGGATACCGTGAGGCTTGCGTTTCTTAACGAATGTGCCGCATTCAGAAACCTTTACGAGAAATGA
- the rpsF gene encoding 30S ribosomal protein S6 — MARYENIIVINPDCSKEEESELLKRITGNIEKTGAAIAKLDDWGVRRLAYPIKKKDRGHYFFFLLDMAEDKVAGLGKFYRTVDNILRHMFVAVDAAKKVLEKAPDHVVFGDVEAEARE; from the coding sequence GTGGCAAGGTATGAGAACATTATAGTTATTAACCCAGATTGTTCCAAGGAGGAAGAAAGCGAACTCCTTAAGAGAATCACAGGCAATATAGAGAAGACCGGGGCCGCCATAGCGAAGCTGGATGATTGGGGCGTGAGGAGACTGGCTTATCCCATCAAGAAGAAAGACAGAGGCCATTACTTTTTCTTCCTTTTGGATATGGCCGAAGATAAGGTGGCTGGTCTCGGCAAATTCTACAGGACTGTGGATAATATCCTCCGGCACATGTTCGTGGCTGTGGACGCGGCAAAAAAGGTTCTTGAGAAAGCACCGGACCATGTGGTCTTTGGTGATGTGGAAGCCGAGGCGCGTGAATAA
- a CDS encoding single-stranded DNA-binding protein has protein sequence MNKVFLTGRLKVKPEVFYTPKGEKIVQFPLWVEDDAFSIDVVYPERQGTRDLARLKGSVVTVSGALMKAMDGHGAIKLKANKIIWMEE, from the coding sequence GTGAATAAGGTTTTTCTCACAGGGAGATTGAAGGTCAAACCTGAGGTGTTTTATACGCCAAAAGGCGAGAAGATCGTGCAGTTCCCTTTGTGGGTTGAGGACGATGCATTCAGTATTGATGTAGTGTATCCTGAACGCCAGGGGACGAGAGACCTGGCCCGGTTGAAAGGAAGTGTAGTCACCGTGTCGGGGGCATTGATGAAAGCAATGGACGGGCATGGTGCGATTAAATTAAAGGCCAATAAAATTATATGGATGGAGGAATAG
- the gap gene encoding type I glyceraldehyde-3-phosphate dehydrogenase, which yields MSIRIGINGFGRIGRLVARAGFAHSDLEFVAVNDLTDAKTLGHLLKYDSIHGILGAEVKTTDNSIAVNGKEIKTYQIRDPEALPWKDLGVDVVLESTGKFTHRVGAEKHIAAGAKKVVISAPAKNPDITFVLGVNQEVYDKTKHNIISMGSCTTNGLAPVVKVLHNEFGIEYGLMTTIHAYTNDQAIQDEPHKDLRRARAGALSMLPTTTGAAKAISEIIPELAGKLDGLAVRVPIPNVSIVDFTATLSRRTTREEVNEKFQEYANGPMKGYLFCTNEPLVSKDYTGNSALSTVDLPNTMVVGNMVKVLAWYDNEWGFSSRMVELLSFIMK from the coding sequence ATGTCCATCAGAATCGGTATAAATGGTTTCGGTAGGATCGGACGGCTTGTTGCCAGAGCTGGTTTTGCGCATAGCGACCTTGAATTCGTTGCGGTGAACGATCTCACGGACGCAAAGACGCTAGGCCACCTCTTGAAATACGACTCAATCCACGGCATCTTGGGTGCGGAGGTAAAAACTACCGATAACTCCATTGCTGTAAATGGAAAAGAGATAAAGACGTATCAGATAAGGGATCCGGAAGCGTTGCCTTGGAAAGACCTTGGGGTTGACGTGGTACTTGAGAGTACGGGCAAATTTACCCATAGGGTGGGGGCTGAGAAGCATATCGCCGCAGGAGCGAAGAAAGTCGTCATTTCGGCGCCGGCCAAGAATCCTGATATAACATTTGTCCTTGGCGTAAACCAAGAAGTCTATGATAAGACAAAACATAACATTATATCCATGGGGTCATGTACCACGAACGGCTTGGCTCCTGTGGTGAAAGTGTTACACAACGAGTTCGGCATTGAATACGGTCTTATGACCACGATTCATGCCTATACCAACGATCAAGCGATCCAAGACGAGCCTCATAAAGATCTTAGAAGGGCAAGGGCAGGAGCTTTGTCCATGCTCCCCACCACCACCGGAGCCGCGAAGGCTATCTCAGAAATCATCCCGGAATTGGCGGGCAAGCTTGACGGCCTGGCCGTAAGGGTACCGATTCCCAATGTTTCCATCGTCGATTTTACGGCCACGTTGTCACGGCGCACAACAAGAGAAGAGGTGAATGAGAAGTTCCAGGAGTATGCGAACGGCCCCATGAAGGGCTATCTTTTCTGCACCAACGAGCCTCTCGTATCGAAGGATTACACCGGAAATTCAGCATTGAGTACCGTAGACCTTCCAAATACCATGGTTGTCGGCAACATGGTGAAGGTGCTCGCATGGTACGATAATGAGTGGGGTTTTTCGAGCCGTATGGTTGAACTTCTCTCCTTTATCATGAAATAG
- the rplI gene encoding 50S ribosomal protein L9 → MKVILIEDLKGTGKKGEIVDVRDGYGRNFLIPKGLALPAVEGNVARLDHIVKSAANKKIRELKTAEEIKARLEEITVHVKKKVGVDGKLFGSVTHKDIAVEIGSILSVPVDRKQIRMDEVIKMTGAYTVEIHLGQGVNAEVKIEVEAQE, encoded by the coding sequence ATGAAGGTTATTCTGATCGAAGATTTAAAGGGTACAGGCAAGAAAGGTGAAATCGTCGATGTGAGAGACGGATACGGAAGGAATTTCCTTATCCCCAAAGGTCTTGCCCTCCCCGCCGTTGAAGGCAATGTCGCTAGGCTCGACCATATCGTGAAAAGTGCTGCAAATAAGAAAATAAGAGAGCTGAAGACCGCCGAGGAAATCAAGGCAAGGCTTGAGGAAATTACCGTTCACGTGAAGAAGAAAGTTGGAGTTGACGGGAAGCTTTTCGGTTCCGTAACCCACAAAGATATTGCCGTGGAGATCGGTAGCATCCTGAGCGTTCCAGTGGACAGAAAGCAGATAAGGATGGACGAAGTGATTAAGATGACCGGTGCTTACACTGTGGAAATACACCTTGGCCAGGGCGTGAACGCCGAGGTCAAGATCGAGGTAGAGGCGCAGGAGTAG
- a CDS encoding CDP-alcohol phosphatidyltransferase family protein, producing the protein MNIPNILSIFRLVVTVFFVLAVNQGRYRFALVLFILQGLSDLLDGLLARVMNKKTSLGAYLDPIADKAMLLSAYVVLYFHGTIPLWVAAVILLKDTIVATGFLILYRIFGKVRLVPSMFGKTSTALQIMTVIYVLWSSDTIYEPYNKFFFWPMIICTVVAGLQYVVRGVAILTRREPAS; encoded by the coding sequence ATGAACATTCCTAATATCTTATCCATCTTCCGCCTGGTTGTCACTGTCTTCTTCGTTCTGGCCGTCAATCAGGGAAGATATCGATTCGCGCTGGTTCTGTTTATCCTTCAGGGCCTAAGCGATCTCCTTGACGGGTTGCTGGCAAGAGTAATGAACAAAAAGACCTCTCTTGGCGCGTACCTGGATCCCATCGCGGACAAGGCCATGCTGTTGAGTGCTTACGTGGTCCTCTATTTTCATGGTACTATCCCCCTCTGGGTGGCGGCGGTAATCCTCCTTAAAGATACGATCGTGGCTACAGGGTTCCTGATTCTATACAGAATTTTCGGAAAAGTAAGGTTGGTTCCTAGTATGTTCGGAAAGACCAGTACCGCCCTTCAGATTATGACCGTAATCTATGTTCTTTGGTCCAGCGATACGATTTACGAACCTTACAATAAATTCTTTTTCTGGCCCATGATTATCTGCACGGTAGTTGCGGGATTGCAGTATGTGGTGAGAGGGGTGGCCATTCTCACTCGCCGTGAGCCTGCCTCCTGA
- the yajC gene encoding preprotein translocase subunit YajC — protein MNIAHAMGNMGGTGQGGGNQLMAFLPLILLFAVFYFLLIRPQQKKAKQQKQFLENLKKGDEVVTSGGLYGKITGITDNTVTLEIAEKIRVRILKSSIVMSVGKGE, from the coding sequence ATGAATATCGCGCATGCAATGGGTAATATGGGTGGAACGGGCCAGGGAGGTGGCAACCAACTGATGGCTTTCCTGCCCCTCATTCTTCTCTTTGCTGTTTTTTATTTTCTGCTTATACGACCTCAGCAGAAAAAAGCGAAGCAGCAGAAACAGTTCCTGGAGAACCTAAAGAAGGGCGATGAAGTTGTTACTTCGGGTGGCTTATATGGTAAAATAACCGGTATTACAGACAATACAGTAACGCTGGAGATTGCCGAGAAGATCAGGGTACGAATATTGAAAAGCTCAATAGTAATGTCAGTAGGGAAAGGAGAATAA
- the rpsR gene encoding 30S ribosomal protein S18, which translates to MPRPATRPRHDGGKKRVYMRRRVCRFCQDQNLEIDYKDPKLLKHFITERGKIMPRRMTGTCANHQRKLKEAIMMARHIAFLPFTTLSK; encoded by the coding sequence ATGCCAAGACCAGCAACAAGACCACGACATGATGGAGGAAAGAAAAGAGTTTATATGAGGAGAAGGGTGTGCAGGTTCTGTCAGGATCAGAACCTCGAGATTGATTATAAAGATCCGAAACTCTTGAAACATTTCATCACCGAGCGTGGAAAAATTATGCCGAGAAGAATGACTGGGACATGCGCGAACCACCAGAGAAAACTGAAAGAGGCAATAATGATGGCGCGACACATTGCCTTCCTTCCTTTTACCACACTTTCGAAATAG
- the queA gene encoding tRNA preQ1(34) S-adenosylmethionine ribosyltransferase-isomerase QueA, whose amino-acid sequence MTMRIEEFDYFLPKALIAQHPEKERASSRLLVLNRKNGAVEHRRFTDVTEYLREGDVLVLNDSKVFPARLKAVKETGGAVDILLVEKRSDSRWLCLVKGIKKGTERAWVSIGPRPVELARIENGTAWEIDFLCDGDSFEIIREHGTMPLPGYIRRKGDSDLGDFDRYQTVYADPMGSIAAPTAGFHFTVDLLEKLERKGVFIVKVTLHIGIGTFLLLKTENVEDHAMHREYYSLSPEAKTQISVAREQGRRVVACGTSAVRTLETVYSRNRSIPLSGFTDVFIYPGYSFKAVGALITNFHLPRSTPLLLASAFAGRDEIRRCYEEAIEEGYRFYSYGDAMLIV is encoded by the coding sequence ATGACCATGAGGATTGAGGAGTTTGATTATTTTTTACCTAAGGCGTTGATCGCCCAGCATCCCGAAAAAGAGAGGGCATCTTCCCGCCTTCTTGTCCTGAACAGAAAAAACGGGGCGGTAGAGCATAGAAGGTTCACTGATGTAACCGAGTACCTGCGCGAGGGTGATGTGCTCGTGCTCAACGATAGCAAGGTATTCCCTGCCAGACTGAAGGCTGTGAAAGAGACGGGCGGTGCAGTGGATATTCTTCTCGTGGAAAAACGGTCTGATTCTCGTTGGCTATGCCTAGTGAAAGGTATTAAGAAAGGGACAGAGAGGGCGTGGGTCTCCATAGGACCAAGACCTGTTGAACTGGCAAGGATTGAAAACGGAACGGCTTGGGAAATAGATTTTCTGTGTGACGGAGATAGCTTTGAGATTATAAGGGAGCACGGAACAATGCCCCTTCCAGGCTACATAAGAAGGAAGGGAGATTCTGACCTGGGCGATTTCGACAGATATCAGACAGTGTATGCAGACCCTATGGGGTCAATCGCGGCGCCCACGGCGGGCTTTCACTTTACGGTGGACCTGCTTGAGAAGCTTGAGAGAAAGGGCGTCTTCATAGTAAAAGTTACGCTCCACATAGGGATCGGGACTTTCCTGCTCCTTAAGACTGAGAATGTGGAGGATCATGCCATGCATCGGGAGTATTATTCTCTCTCCCCAGAGGCGAAGACGCAGATATCCGTGGCGAGAGAACAGGGAAGACGGGTTGTGGCATGCGGAACGAGTGCGGTGAGGACGTTGGAAACAGTTTATTCCCGGAACCGGAGTATCCCTCTCTCCGGGTTTACTGATGTTTTTATTTATCCCGGATATTCATTTAAAGCGGTGGGTGCCCTGATCACGAATTTCCACCTGCCTAGATCTACTCCTCTCCTGCTGGCGTCGGCGTTTGCGGGGCGAGATGAGATCAGACGGTGTTATGAAGAAGCGATTGAGGAGGGATACAGGTTTTACAGTTACGGTGATGCGATGCTGATAGTGTGA
- the tgt gene encoding tRNA guanosine(34) transglycosylase Tgt — translation MTILEEDGFARLGIVGTAHGDVETPVFMPVGTQGAVKAAVHRDLKEMGVKIVLANAYHLYLRPGDGLIKDFGGIHKFSGWDGSVLTDSGGYQIFSLGVLREIKEDGVLFQSHIDGSKHFLSPEKAMEVQDNIGADICMCFDECVPYPASYEYTEESVELTSRWAARCKDAKKNNGTLLFGIVQGGFYDTLRVKSARDLVNMDFDGYAVGGLSVGEPKALMWDMVDATTEYLPKHKPRYLMGLGFPEDIVEGVRKGIDMFDCVIPTRHARNGSMFTSAGRINIKHTKYTRDGAPLDPECDCYTCRNFSRAYLRHLFVSHELTGYYLNTLHNISFYTGLVKDMRQAIREKRFESFYNNFKEKWEGGELRNEYRACNG, via the coding sequence ATGACTATTCTTGAAGAGGACGGGTTTGCGCGGTTGGGCATCGTAGGTACTGCCCATGGAGACGTGGAGACTCCGGTTTTTATGCCGGTGGGTACCCAGGGGGCGGTAAAGGCGGCTGTCCACAGAGACCTGAAAGAAATGGGTGTAAAAATAGTCCTCGCCAATGCGTACCACCTCTATCTAAGGCCTGGTGACGGCCTGATAAAGGATTTTGGCGGCATACATAAATTCAGTGGGTGGGACGGCTCCGTATTGACCGACTCCGGGGGTTACCAGATTTTCAGTCTCGGGGTGCTCAGGGAGATCAAGGAAGACGGTGTATTGTTCCAATCCCATATAGACGGGTCCAAGCACTTTCTCTCACCAGAAAAGGCTATGGAGGTACAGGACAATATCGGGGCCGATATATGCATGTGCTTCGACGAGTGTGTACCTTATCCTGCGTCCTACGAGTACACGGAAGAATCGGTTGAGCTTACGTCCCGTTGGGCCGCAAGGTGCAAGGATGCAAAGAAGAATAATGGTACGCTCCTCTTCGGCATCGTTCAGGGGGGATTTTATGATACTCTGCGAGTAAAGTCCGCCCGTGACCTGGTAAATATGGATTTTGACGGGTATGCGGTGGGTGGTTTGAGTGTAGGAGAACCGAAGGCTCTCATGTGGGATATGGTCGACGCGACCACAGAGTACCTTCCGAAACATAAACCGAGATATCTTATGGGGCTGGGATTTCCCGAGGATATTGTCGAAGGGGTGAGGAAAGGAATAGACATGTTCGATTGCGTCATCCCGACGAGACACGCTAGGAACGGGAGCATGTTTACTTCCGCCGGCAGAATCAATATTAAGCACACGAAATATACGAGGGACGGCGCACCGTTGGATCCGGAGTGTGATTGCTACACATGCAGGAATTTCTCCAGAGCATACCTCAGGCACCTTTTCGTCTCTCACGAGCTCACCGGGTATTACCTCAATACCCTGCACAATATTTCATTTTACACCGGTCTTGTGAAGGACATGAGACAAGCAATAAGGGAAAAACGGTTCGAGTCATTTTATAATAATTTTAAAGAGAAATGGGAAGGAGGTGAGTTGCGGAATGAATATCGCGCATGCAATGGGTAA